Proteins encoded in a region of the Marinobacter arenosus genome:
- the hchA gene encoding glyoxalase III HchA, with protein MTDLQTENKQPTPDPAEDNAFFPSPYSLSQFTSPKSDLSDANYPDPYTGGRWKILMVGADERYLLTDNGTMFSTGNHPVETLLPMYHLDKAGFAFDVATLSGNPVKFEYWAMPSEDEEVKGLFGKYRDQFKKPLKLADVVEKALGKDSDYIGVFIPGGHGALIGLPESQDMKNVLEWATENDKFMISLCHGPAAFLAVNDTSTFSGYKICAFPDDLDAQTPGMGYMPGHLTWKFGEKLKALGFDIVNTDISGATHQDRKMLTGDSPLAGNNLGKLAAKALLEEVGKG; from the coding sequence ATGACCGATTTACAAACTGAGAATAAACAGCCGACTCCCGATCCTGCTGAGGACAATGCGTTCTTTCCATCGCCCTATTCTCTGAGTCAGTTTACCTCGCCCAAATCTGACCTGAGCGACGCGAACTATCCTGATCCCTATACAGGCGGCCGCTGGAAGATCCTGATGGTTGGCGCTGATGAGCGTTACCTTCTTACGGACAACGGCACCATGTTTTCGACTGGAAACCATCCAGTGGAAACGCTTCTACCGATGTACCACCTGGACAAAGCCGGTTTTGCTTTCGATGTCGCGACGCTGTCGGGCAACCCGGTCAAGTTCGAGTATTGGGCAATGCCATCTGAAGACGAAGAAGTGAAGGGACTGTTTGGCAAATATCGCGACCAGTTCAAGAAACCTTTGAAGCTTGCAGATGTAGTCGAAAAGGCGCTGGGCAAGGATTCAGACTACATCGGGGTGTTTATTCCGGGCGGCCATGGCGCACTGATTGGCCTTCCTGAAAGCCAGGATATGAAAAACGTGCTCGAATGGGCCACAGAGAATGACAAGTTTATGATTTCACTCTGTCATGGACCCGCAGCATTTCTGGCAGTGAATGATACGTCCACCTTTTCAGGGTATAAGATTTGCGCCTTCCCTGACGATCTTGATGCTCAGACACCCGGCATGGGTTACATGCCAGGTCATCTGACGTGGAAGTTTGGCGAAAAGCTGAAAGCTCTCGGCTTCGACATAGTTAACACTGATATTTCAGGAGCGACCCATCAGGATCGGAAGATGTTGACGGGTGATAGTCCTCTAGCCGGAAATAATCTCGGAAAGCTTGCAGCTAAGGCCTTGCTCGAAGAGGTTGGTAAAGGTTAA
- a CDS encoding SDR family oxidoreductase, with protein MKKTILITGAASGFGRGATFELAKLGHSVIAGCQIWPQVTELRQALAQKGLKAKVIKLDVLDEIDRQHALGFDVDVFFNNAGIMESGSMIDIPLSRVRSVFETNVFAALEMAQSFAKKMVARKSGKIVWTSSVAGLVKVPWDGAYAASKHAVEGICSAMREELKPYGVQVATVNPGAFATGFNDTGMESMDQWWGLDERAIDHWQTRPLNKQHDPVEMIDAIVDVLVSDNHRYRTVKPASAEKMAREQQAEEWDIDV; from the coding sequence ATGAAAAAGACAATCCTGATAACTGGAGCCGCATCAGGCTTCGGCCGAGGGGCAACATTTGAGCTCGCGAAACTGGGTCATTCCGTCATCGCTGGTTGCCAGATCTGGCCCCAGGTAACCGAACTTCGACAAGCGCTTGCCCAAAAAGGCCTTAAAGCTAAAGTCATCAAGCTCGATGTCCTAGACGAAATCGATCGTCAGCATGCCCTCGGATTTGACGTTGATGTCTTCTTCAATAATGCAGGCATCATGGAATCCGGTTCGATGATCGACATTCCATTGAGCCGGGTGCGATCAGTGTTCGAAACAAATGTTTTTGCGGCACTGGAGATGGCGCAATCGTTTGCCAAAAAGATGGTTGCCCGGAAATCAGGGAAGATTGTTTGGACGTCCTCTGTCGCTGGCTTGGTTAAGGTACCGTGGGATGGAGCATATGCCGCTTCTAAGCATGCCGTGGAAGGCATCTGCTCTGCAATGCGGGAAGAGTTAAAGCCTTACGGAGTACAAGTAGCTACGGTAAACCCAGGTGCATTTGCCACAGGTTTCAATGACACCGGCATGGAATCCATGGATCAATGGTGGGGGCTGGATGAACGCGCTATCGACCATTGGCAGACACGTCCATTGAACAAGCAACATGACCCAGTGGAAATGATTGATGCCATCGTCGACGTTTTGGTTAGCGACAACCACCGATATCGGACTGTTAAACCGGCTTCGGCGGAAAAGATGGCGAGGGAGCAACAAGCAGAGGAATGGGACATTGATGTCTAA
- a CDS encoding PA1136 family autoinducer-binding transcriptional regulator, whose amino-acid sequence MQIDDAIRTSITIESCQSLKAIQDVVRSFARQYGYDRYVLYSASSMIDEIVERIYWVEGDWFGDGEAVNSTTYIRRCPVTRHILETDQPFFWTKVADNSGERYRVVRKPLGPGIHGLQIPVFGSHGLAGAVSLGGERIDASPRARLSMHSVAITAFFSARRLMEQPKAEETGTLSKRECEVLAWTAVGRRQADIAATLGLSIRTVENHLRRVRHRLGVATTAEAVRLAIRNGDIEG is encoded by the coding sequence ATGCAAATCGACGACGCGATTCGAACTTCGATAACTATTGAAAGCTGTCAGAGCCTGAAGGCTATTCAGGACGTAGTTCGCTCTTTCGCCAGACAGTACGGTTACGACCGCTATGTGCTGTACTCCGCTTCCTCAATGATCGATGAAATCGTAGAGCGTATTTATTGGGTAGAAGGTGACTGGTTCGGAGATGGCGAGGCTGTCAATTCCACAACCTATATTCGCCGCTGCCCGGTGACACGACACATTTTGGAAACGGACCAGCCATTTTTCTGGACCAAAGTAGCTGATAATTCTGGTGAACGTTATCGCGTCGTTCGCAAACCTCTAGGTCCTGGTATCCATGGCCTGCAAATCCCTGTTTTCGGCTCACACGGACTTGCAGGCGCAGTGAGCCTGGGGGGAGAGAGAATCGATGCATCTCCTCGGGCTCGCCTGTCTATGCATTCAGTGGCAATTACTGCTTTTTTCTCGGCCCGCAGGTTGATGGAGCAACCTAAGGCCGAGGAAACAGGAACGCTGTCAAAACGCGAATGCGAGGTGTTGGCATGGACGGCAGTTGGGCGGCGACAAGCTGATATCGCAGCCACCTTGGGGCTTTCCATTCGCACGGTAGAAAATCACCTTCGGAGAGTGCGTCACCGTCTTGGTGTAGCAACCACCGCCGAAGCCGTGCGATTGGCGATTCGTAATGGTGACATTGAGGGATGA